A window of the Deltaproteobacteria bacterium genome harbors these coding sequences:
- the lsrF gene encoding 3-hydroxy-5-phosphonooxypentane-2,4-dione thiolase → MSWGLKNRLSRILKPATGKTVMLAVDHGYFLGPTSGLEDPKKTITPLLPYADSLMLTRGVLRTSVDPSSNVPIVLRVSGGTSILKELSNEVITTTIEEAVRLNASAVTCSIFVGGEYEKQSLSNLAHLVNEAEPYGIPVLAVTAVGKEMVRDARYLSLACRIAAELGSHFVKTYFCDDFESIVGSCPVPVVIAGGKKTPEREALQLSYNAIRGGAVGVDMGRNIFQSDSPVGMIQAVRTIVHEKATVDQAFDIYQTVKSQSQPGH, encoded by the coding sequence ATGAGCTGGGGCCTAAAAAACAGATTAAGTCGGATTCTCAAGCCGGCAACCGGCAAGACGGTGATGCTCGCGGTTGACCATGGTTACTTCCTGGGACCGACGAGCGGTCTGGAAGACCCAAAAAAGACGATTACCCCTCTTCTGCCGTATGCCGACAGTCTCATGCTGACTCGGGGAGTCCTCAGAACCTCCGTTGATCCATCAAGCAATGTCCCGATTGTCCTTCGGGTCTCCGGCGGAACAAGCATCCTGAAAGAGCTCTCGAATGAGGTGATCACCACCACGATTGAAGAGGCGGTTCGACTCAATGCCTCGGCCGTCACCTGTTCGATCTTCGTCGGGGGCGAGTATGAGAAGCAGAGCCTTTCCAATTTGGCCCACCTGGTGAATGAGGCGGAGCCGTACGGTATACCGGTCCTCGCCGTAACGGCTGTCGGAAAGGAGATGGTGCGGGATGCCCGTTACCTCTCCCTCGCCTGCCGCATTGCCGCAGAACTGGGATCGCACTTCGTCAAGACCTACTTCTGTGATGATTTTGAGAGCATCGTCGGGAGCTGTCCTGTCCCTGTCGTGATTGCCGGCGGGAAAAAGACCCCCGAGCGGGAGGCCCTCCAACTCTCTTATAATGCAATCCGGGGAGGGGCCGTCGGGGTTGATATGGGGCGCAACATCTTTCAATCCGATTCCCCCGTCGGAATGATCCAGGCGGTTCGTACCATTGTTCATGAGAAGGCAACCGTTGATCAGGCGTTTGATATCTACCAAACTGTAAAAAGCCAATCCCAACCAGGCCACTGA